The following nucleotide sequence is from Pseudomonas sp. S09G 359.
CCGACCTCTCCAGCGTGCGCCACGCCTATTCCATCAGCGATGAAGAAAGCTTCGACCACGCCCGCCAACTGCTCAAGGCCGAGGGCATTCTGGGTGGCTCCTCCACCGGCACCCTGCTCGCCGCCGCCCTGCGCTATTGCCGCGAACAGACGGAGCCCAAGCGCGTGGTGACCTTTGTCTGCGACACCGGCACGCGCTATCTGTCCAAGGTCTACAACGACCAATGGATGAACGACGCCGGGCTGTTGCAGTACAAACACTACGGCGACCTGCGCGACCTCATCGCCCGCCGCTTCGAAGATGGCCGCGTGATCAGCGTGAGCCCCGACGACACTTTGCTCACCGCCTTCCAGCGCATGCGCCTGGCCGACGTGTCGCAACTGCCGGTGCTGGTCGACGGCCGCGAGCTGGTGGGGGTAATCGATGAATCCGACATCCTGCTGGGCCTGCACCACGATGCCGCGCATTTCACCATGACCGTCGCCAGCGCCATGACCAACACCCTGCAAACCCTGGCCCCCGGCGCGAGCCTGGCCGAACTGCAGGCGGAACTGGATCGCGGCCTGGTCGCCATCATCGCCGATGAGTCGGGCTTCTACGGCCTGATCACCCGCGTCGACCTGCTCAACCACCTACGGAGATCCCTTGCATGAGCCTGCCCGATAAAAGCGCGTTTGCCACCCGTGTGATCCACGCCGGGCAATCCCCCGACCCGACCACGGGCGCGCTGATGCCGCCGATCTACGCCAACTCCACCTACCTGCAAGACAGCCCTGGCGTGCACAAGGGCTTCGACTACGGCCGCTCCCACAACCCCACGCGTTTTGCCCTCGAGCGTTGCGTGGCCGACCTGGAAGGCGGCAGCCAGGCGTTTGCCTTCGCCTCCGGGCTGGCGGCGATCTCCACCGTGCTGGAACTGCTGGATGCCGGCGCACATATCGTTTCGGGCAACGACCTGTACGGCGGCACCTTCCGCCTGTTCGACAAAGTGCGCCAACGCAGCGCCGGGCACCGTTTCAGTTTTGTGGACTTGAGTGACCTGTCAGCGTTTGAAGCTTCGCTGCAGGACGACACACGCATGGTCTGGGTCGAGACCCCAAGCAACCCGCTGCTGAGCCTCACTGACCTCAGCGCCATTGCCGGTATCTGCCGGGCTCGCGGGATTATCTGCGTAGCCGACAACACCTTCGCCAGCCCCTGGATCCAGCGCCCGCTGGAGTTGGGTGTTGATGTGGTGGTGCACTCCACCACCAAGTACCTCAACGGCCACTCGGATGTGATCGGCGGTATCGCCATCGTCGGCGACAACGCAGAACTCGCCGAACGCCTGGGCTTCCTGCAAAACTCGGTGGGCGCCATCGCCGGGCCCTTCGACGCCTTCCTGACCCTGCGCGGTGTAAAAACCCTGGCCTTGCGCATGGAGCGCCATTGCAGCAACGCCCTCGACCTGGCCACGTGGCTGGAACAGCAACCGCAAGTGGCGCGGGTGTATTACCCGGGGTTGGCGTCCCACCCCCAGCACGCATTGGCCCGCAGGCAGATGCGTGGATTTGGCGGGATGATTTCGGTGGATTTGAACACCGACCTGGCCGGTGCCACGCGCTTCCTGGAAACCGTCAAAATCTTCGCCCTGGCCGAAAGCCTGGGGGGCGTGGAAAGTTTGATCGAACACCCGGCGATCATGACCCATGCCAGCATCCCGGCGGCCACGCGGGCGCAGTTGGGGATTGGTGATGGGCTGGTGCGGTTATCGGTGGGGGTTGAAGATGTGGAAGATCTGAGGGCGGATCTGGCGCAGGCGCTGGCCCAAATCTAAATAGGCCGGACAACAAAGATCAATGTGGGAGGGCCAGTCACCAGATGCAGTGACTGAAAGACTGCCATCGGGGGCAAGCCCCCTCCCACATGGAGCCTGCGTCAGGCAGAAGTGATCTTCGCCCGCGCTGTACAGCTTCCCGCCAGCTGTCAATCAAGCGCGCATTCAGAACATGCGCCAGTGATCCAATGTGGGAGGGGGCTTGCTCCCTCCCACATTGGGCCTGCATCAGGCAGAAGTGATCTTCGCCAGTGCTGTACAGCTTCCCGCCAGCTGTCAATCAAGCGCACATTCAGAACATGCGCCAGTGATCCAATGTGGGAGGGGGCTTGCCCCCGATAGCGGTTGATCAGCCAATGTATCTGTTGACTGACACTCCGTCATCGGGGGCAAGCCCCCTCCTACATTGAGCCTGCGTCAGGCTGAAGTGATCTTCGCCCGTGCTGTACAGCTTCCCGCCAGCTGTCAATCAAGCGCACATTCAGAACATGCGCCAGTGATCCAATGTGGGAGGGGGCTTGCCCCCGATAGCGGTTGATCAGCCAATGTATCTGTTGACTGACACTCCGCCATCGGGGGCAAGCCCCCTCCTACATTGGGCCTGCGTCAGGCAGAAGTGATCTTCGCCCGTGCTGTACAGCCTTCCGCCAGCTGTCAATCAAGCGCACATTCAGAACATGCGCCAGTGATCCAATGTGGGAGGGGGCTTGCCCCCGATAGCGGTTGATCAGCCAATGTATCTGTTGACTGATACTCCGCCATCGGGGGCAAGCCCCCTCCTACATTGAGCCTGCGTCAGGCAGAAGTGATGTTGGCCCGTGCCGAATGCAGCTTCTTGTAGCTGTCAATCAAACGCAAATGCCGGTCCAGGCCTTCCAGCTTCATGCTGGTCGGCGTCAGCCCGTAGAAGCGCACGCTGCCATCGACCGAGCCGATCACCGCGTCCATCCGCTCATTGCCGAACATGCGGCGGAAGTTGGCTTCGTAATCCGCCAGTTCCAGGTCGTCGTCCAGTTCCATTTCCAGCACCGCATTCATCGCCTGGTAGAACAGGCCGCGTTCGGCGGTGTTGTCGTTGTACTGCAGGAACATCTCCACGCATTCCTTGGCCTCTTCATACTGCTGCAAGGCCAGGAAAATCAGCAGTTTCAACTCCAGGATGGTCAGTTGACCCCAGGCGGTGTTGTCGTCGAATTCGATGCCGATCAAGGTGGTGATGTCGGTGTAGTCGTCCAGCTCGCTTTCGATCAAGCGTTCGACCAGTGCGGTCAGCTCGGCCTCGTCCAGACGGTGCAGGTTGAGGATGTCTTCACGGAAAAACAGCGCCTTGTTGGTGTTGTCCCAGATCAGGTCGTCCACCGGGTAGATTTCCGAGTAGTCCGGCACCAGGATGCGGCACGCGGTGGCGCCGAGGTGCTCGTACACGGCCATATAGGCTTCTTTGCCCATGCCTTGCAGAATGCCGAACAGCGTCGCGGCTTCCTGGACGTTGGAGTCTTCGCCTTCGCCGGAGAAGTCCCACTCGACAAACTCGTAGTCCGACTGCGCACTGAAGAAGCGCCACGACACCACGCCGCTGGAGTCGATAAAGTGCTCGACGAAGTTGTTCGGCTCGGTCACCGCCTGGGCTTCGAAGGTCGGCTGCGGCAAGTCGTTCAAGCCTTCGAAGCTGCGGCCTTGCAGCAGTTCGGTGAGGCTGCGCTCCAGCGCCACTTCCAGGCTTGGGTGCGCGCCGAACGAGGCGAACACGCCGCCGGTGCGCGGGTTCATCAGGGTCACGCACATCACCGGGAATTCACCGCCCAGGGACGCGTCCTTGACCAGCACCGGGAAGCCCTGGGCTTCCAGGCCCTGGATACCGGCCAGGATGCCGGGGTATTTGGCCAACACCTCGGCGGGCACGTCCGGCAGGGCGAATTCACCCTCGATGATTTCGCGCTTCACTGCCCGCTCGAAAATCTCCGACAGGCACTGCACCTGGGCTTCGGCCAGGGTATTGCCCGCGCTCATGCCATTGCTGAGGTAGAGGTTCTCGATCAGGTTGGACGGGAAATACACCACTTCGCCGTCGGACTGGCGCACGAACGGCAGCGACACGATACCGCGCTGTTCATTGCCGGAGTTGGTGTCAAACAGGTGTGAACCACGCAGCTCACCCTCGCGGTTGTAGATCTTGAGGCAGTAGGCATCGAGGATTTCGCTTGGCAGCGCATCGTCAGGCCCCGGCTGGAACCAGCGCTCGTCCGGGTAATGCACGAACGCTGCGTTGGCGATGTCTTCGCCCCAGAACTGGTCGTTATAGAAGAAGTTGCAGTTGAGCCGCTCGATAAACTCGCCCAACGCCGACGCGAGCGCGCCTTCCTTGGTGGCGCCCTTGCCATTGGTGAAGCACATCGGCGAGTGCGCGTCGCGGATATGCAGCGACCACACGTTGGGCACGATATTGCGCCACGACGCGATCTCGATCTTCATGCCCAGGTCGGCAAGGATCCCGGACATATTGGCGATGGTCTGCTCCAGCGGCAGGTCTTTACCGGCAATGTAGGTGCCCGCCTGGGAAGTGCTGCTGGGCATCAACAATGCCTGGGCATCGGCGTCGAGGTTTTCGACTTCCTCGATCACGAACTCGGGACCGGCCTGCACCACTTTTTTTACCGTGCAACGGTCGATGGAACGCAGGATGCCCTGGCGGTCCTTATCGGAGATATCCGCTGGCAATTCCACCTGGATCTTGAAGATCTGGTTATAGCGGTTTTCCGGGTCGACGATGTTGTTCTGCGACAGGCGAATATTGTCCGTGGGGATATTGCGCGTCTCGCAATACAACTTCACGAAATACGCCGCGCACAACGCCGACGACGCCAGGAAGTAATCGAATGGGCCCGGCGCCGAACCATCGCCTTTATAGCGGATGGGTTGGTCGGCAATCACCGTGAAGTCATCGAACTTGGCTTCAAGCCGGAGGTTGTCGAGAAAGTTGACCTTAATTTCCATACGGGCACACCAGAATAACGGGCTAAACAAAAATGGCCGCCATTATGAGGTGTTTCATCGGGAAGTTTCAGGCTTTTGACCAGCGGCTGGCGAAATAGCAGATGTGCATTAATCTTCTGCCAGTTGGCGCCGATGGACTGAGTGCAACCAGGGAGTAGTCGGAATGCGCAACAACCAGCCTGTAACACAACGCGAGATTTCCCTCGCGCCGCAACAAAAACTCATCTCGGCGACGGATGTTCGAGGTGTGATCACTTACTGCAACGATGCCTTTGTCGACATCAGCGGCTTTGAACGGGCCGACCTGATCGGCGCCCCGCAGAACATCGTGCGTCACCCCGACGTGCCCCCGGCCGTATTTGCGCATATGTGGAATGCGCTCAAGCAGGGCCTGCCCTGGATGGGGATCGTCAAGAACCGCTCGAAAAACGGCGACCATTATTGGGTCAACGCCTACGTCACACCGATATTCGACGGCAGCAACGTGGTCGGCTTCGAGTCGGTGCGGGTCAAGCCCACGGCCGACGAGATCCGTCGCGCCCAAGCGCTTTACCGACGCATCAGCCAGGGCAAACCGGCCGTGCCGCGCCAGGATGCCTGGCTGCCCGCCCTACTGAGTAGCGTGCCCTACGTGGCCACCGCGGTCGCCGGCAGCGTCGCCGGGTTGTTTCTCAGCGCGCCGCTGGCCATTGCAGTCGCCGTGGCCGTCGCGGTGCCGGTGGGTGTGCTCTGTTCACGCGTTCGCCAAGGCAGCACCTTACGCCTGCTGGCGGGTGTGGAGCCGTCGACCTCGGATGCCTTGATCGCGCAGATGTACAGCGACGCCCGCGGCCCCCAGGCGCGCCTGGAAACCGCGTTCCTCAGCCAGACCGCACGCCTGAAAACCTGCCTCACACGCCTGCAGGACAGTGCCGAGCAACTCAGTGCCCTCGCCGGGCAATCTGATCAACTGGCCACCGCCAGCGCCAAAGGCCTGGACCGCCAGCGCGTCGAGACCGAACAAGTCTCGGCGGCCGTCAACCAGATGGCCGCCACCACCCAGGAAGTCGCCAGCCACGTGCAGCGCACCGCTGACGCCACCCAACAAGCGAATACCCTCACCGGGCGCGGGCGTGAAGTCGCGCGTGACACCCGTGAAGCCATCGAGCGCCTGTCTGCGGTAGTCGGCGAAACGGGCGCCACCGTAGCGCAACTGGCCCGCGACAGCGATGAAATCGGCAGCGTGGTGGATGTGATCAAAGGCATCGCCGACCAAACCAACCTGCTCGCCCTTAACGCCGCCATTGAAGCCGCGCGTGCTGGCGACATGGGTCGCGGCTTTGCCGTGGTGGCCGACGAAGTGCGCCAATTGGCCCAGCGCACCTCGCAATCCACCACTCAGATCCACGCCCTGATCACCCAACTGCAAACCTCCTCCAACAACGCCGTGACCAGCATGCAGCACGGCCAACGCCAGGCCCAGGAAGGCGTGGCCTGGGTGCTTGAAGCCGACCAGGCGCTGGTGGGTATCAGCGAAGCGGTGTCGCACATCACCGACATGACCACCCAGATCGCCGCCGCCACCGAGGAGCAAAGCGCGGTCGCCGAGGAGATCAGCCGCAATATCACCACCATCGCCGAACTGGCCGACCAGACCTCGCTGCAAGCCCACCAATCCACCGACCTGAGCAAGGAATTGACCAATACCGCGTCGACCCAATACGCCTTGGTCGAGCGTTTCAACCGCTAACCCACCCCACGCCGGTCCGCCCGTTTGCAGGGCGGACCGGCGTGGGTTAACGTCGCTGCAAGCCCCGCCAAGAAGCCCAGCGCATGTCCATCACCGACAACCTCCTTGCCTTCACCCTCGCCGCCACCCTGCTCACCCTCACGCCCGGGCTCGACACAGCCTTGGTGCTGCGCACCGCCACGGTGGAAGGCAAACGCCAGGCGTTGCAGGCCACGCTGGGGATCAACGCCGGCTGCCTGGTGTGGGGTGCGGCGGTGGCCTTTGGCCTGGGCGCGTTGATTGCGGTGTCGGAAGTGGCCTTCAACCTGCTCAAATACTGCGGCGCCGCGTACCTGGCCTGGCTGGGCCTGAACATGCTGCTGCGCCCGCGCCGCTCCCTGGCCCCTGCCGTGGCGGATGGCAAGCCCAGTGGCAACTGGTTTATCAAGGGTATGCTGGGCAATGTGCTGAACCCCAAGGTGGGGATTTTCTATGTGTCGTTCCTGCCGCAATTCATTCCACAGGGCCAATCATTGATTGCCTGGACCTTCGGCCTGGTGAGCATTCATGTAGCGCTGGGGCTGCTGTGGTCGCTGGTGTTGATTGGCGCGACGCAGCAGCTGTCCGGCGTGCTGCGCCGGGAAAAGGTCATTCAGTGGATGGACCGCACTACGGGCGTGATCTTTGTGATGTTTGCGGCGCGGTTGGCGTTCAGTAGGCGTTGAGCCGCCGCAAGGCGAACCGGGCAGCTCACTGTCATTGGGCGCGTTACAGCAAGTGGGCTAAATCTACCTGTCAGCGCTCAAACCGAACCCAATGAGCGCTGCCACATTTCACATCGACCTGGAGTGAGGAGCGTACGACGCCCACCTCACGGCTGCTTGCGATACATCCCGGTCAAATAATCCGGAAAGTCCGGCGCCGAGTTGTGCTCGATAACTGCAAAGTTCTTCACCAATTGAATGTGGTACGGCCCCGCGCGGCGGCCCGCCTCCGGTTCGCGCACGATGATGAGGTTTTCGGTTTCCATCGGCACGGTGAGGTGGGTGGTCACGATGACTTTGTCGGTGCCGGTGTCTTTGAGCGTGATAGTGAACTCCGCGAGTTCCCTGCCCTGGGCGTCGCGTTCAGGGAGGATTTTCAAGTCCAGGTCGCCGTCGCGGTCGAGGAAGTCATTGCGCATCTGGTAGTGGCCGTCGCGCTGGTCGCGGGCGACTTCGTCGAACTTGTCGTATTCAGGCTCACGGTATTCGTCGTGCAGCTGGATGGCCCGCTCACGCTTGTCACCCTTGGCGCCGCTGACCCAGGTGCCGGTGTAATCCGACTTGATGCGCCAGATGCCGGTCTGATGGCCGTCGTCGGTGTATTCGTGCAGGTAGAGGAAGGATTCGTCGCCATACTCGCCGCGATCGCCCACCAGTTTAATCGGTTTGGCGCTGCCGCTCTTGGTGTAGCGCAGCTCGCCGATCATCACGGCGCCCTGCTGCTGGTACCAGATTTCCACCGGGATCTTGCCGTCGAGGGTGCCCACCAGCCGCTGCGCGTCTTCATTGACCGGGCCTTCGAGCCTTGGGGTTTCCAGCCATTGGCCGTCTTTCCACTCGCCGGTGGTGCGGAGCATATAGCCGCTGGGCATGCTGTTGTTGGCGTCGTCGTCCGTCGCCGGCACGTCTTCCTGGGTGTAGAAACTCAGCCGCATCAGCTCGCCGTCACGCATTTGCCAACGGCTGCTACGCGTCCAGCAGCAGCCTCGGTCGGTCTGCGTGTGAATCACGCCGTCCTTGGGATTGATCGTGAACATCCCGCCGGAGTTTTCGTTGGCCAGGTCGGTCAAGGGGCGGTTCAATACCCATTGGCGCTTCTGCGGGTCTTGCAGGTACACGTCGTAGTTGAACTGGAAGTCCTTGTCGGCGCCGGTGTCGTTGCGGATCGCCAGGTCCTGGCGACCATCGCCGTTGATGTCAGCGAAGTACAACAGGCCGTACTCACCCACCAGGTGATGCGTATCGGTTTTGCCGTCGCGGTCCAGCGGCACATTGCCCGCTGGCGTCTCCAGTTGCTGAAGAATCTCAAGCGTATTTTTGTCGCGCACGGTGATCAGTGCGCGCACCAGTTCGCGCAGGTCTTCGGGCACTTGCGGGAACAGCACTTCAACCAGGTAGTTGCCACTGGGGTCATCGACCGAGAACGAGCGGGGTTCGGCCATGGCCGGGGCGGCAAGCGCCGTGGAGAGCAGCACAGCGCTGACAAGCGAACGCATTCAAAGCATCCTTGCTGAAATTCGGGGGCGGCAGTGTAGCGTGTGTTTTCGAACAAATCGCTGTTTTGCGGCCCACGTTGGCTGATATGTTTCGTGCCTCAAGCAGCCAAAGGACGTGCCATGGAACCGCTAGCCAGCAACGCCACACTGGTGCTCATCGACATGCAACAGGGCATGCACCAGCCTACGCTTGGGCGGCGTAACAACCCTGACGCCGAAGGGCAGATGCAGCGCCTGCTCAGCGCATGGCGGCAAGCATCGCGGCCCATCGTGCATGTGCGGCATATTTCCCGCACGCCCGGTTCGGTGTTCTGGCCGGGCCAGCCGGGTTGTGAGTTCCAGGCCGCACTGCAACCACTGCCCCATGAGCATGTGGTGGAGAAAAACGTCCCGGATGCCTTCACCCACACCGGGCTGGAACGCTGGCTGCATGCCCGTGCGATCCGGCAGGTGGTGATCGTTGGGGTGATTACCAACAACTCTGTCGAGGCCACGGCGCGGTCGGGCGGCAACCTGGGCTTTGAGGTGATCGTGGCGGCGGACGCCTGCTACACGTTCGACCAGACCGACCTGGCGGGACGCCTCTGGCCGGCGGAGGATGTGCACGCGCTGTCGCTGAGCAACCTGGCGATGGACTATGCCAGGGTGGTGGAGACTGCCGAGATCATCGCCAGGATCTGAGCGCAATATGCACGGGGTCTATTCCTTGCTTGATAAAACGTGTTGATGGGTCTGCAGGTAGGCGGTCAACAACAACGTGGTCTGTTGTTCCAGACCGGCCTCGAAGGCAGGCGACGCATTGCCTTCGAGCAGCGTGCGCACCGGGCCGGCGATCGCACTGAAGGAAATGGCCGCGGTCAGGTGAGGGTCGTCAAAATGCGCATCGGCGGCGGTCGCGAGCATTGCTGCGATCACCGCCACCACGCGCGTATTGACCCGGGCGACCAACTCAGCGCCGCCCCGCTCGCCCGCGATGGCATACAGGGCTTTGGAAATGCCCTGGTCGCGCAGTTTGGCGGCGACCATCGCCGACACCAACCCGGCCGCCATTTCAACCACCGGCATGCCTTGATGGCGGGCACAGGTCTGCTCCACAGTCTGGGCGAACCGTTCCAGGTGTTTCTCCAATACGGCGGCGAGCAAGGCGTCGCGGTTGGGGTAGTACTGGTAGACACTGCCCACCGAAATCCCCGCCCGTTCCGCCACGCGGGTGGTGGTGCAACGCACCAGCCCCTGCTGGATCAAAACCTGAATGGTTGCCTGGTGCAGCGCCTCGACAGTCACCGCTGAGCGCGCCTGAACCGCCGATTTTCTTGGCTTCAAGGAGGGTTTGGGAAAGCTCACGGAATGCGAATTCCAATATCTGAAGGATCCTTCATATTAGAGCCTTACTCAGTTGAAGCAAGGGCGACGCACATGACACGTTTGGCAACCAGCGACACATTCACCCTCGGCGACCGCCAGGTCAACCGCATCGGCTACGGCGCCATGCAGCTGGCAGGCCCCCATGTGTTCGGCCCGCCCAAGGATCGTAACGCGGCACTGGCCGTGCTGCGCGAGGCCGTCGCAGCCGGTGTGAACCATATCGACACCAGCGACTTCTACGGGCCCCACGTCACCAACCAGATTATCCGCGAGGCGCTACACCCTTATCGGGATGATCTCACCCTCGTCACCAAAATCGGTGCCCGTCGCGACAATGAGGGCGGATGGCATGCCGCTGCGTCAAAAGAGCAACTGACCCAGGCCGTACACGACAACTTGCGCAACCTTGGGTTGGACGTGCTGGATGTGGTTAATTTCCGCTGCGCGTATAACCTGATGGGGCCGGGTGAAGGCTCAATCGAAGCCTCATTGACCGCGCTTGCCGAGCTGCAACACCAGGGGCTGGTACGCCACATCGGCATCAGCAACGTCACCCCGACGCAAGTCGCCGAAGCGCGTGCCCTGGTCAAGTTCGTCTGCGTACAGAACCTCTACAACATCGCCCAACAGCACG
It contains:
- a CDS encoding aldo/keto reductase family oxidoreductase, producing MTRLATSDTFTLGDRQVNRIGYGAMQLAGPHVFGPPKDRNAALAVLREAVAAGVNHIDTSDFYGPHVTNQIIREALHPYRDDLTLVTKIGARRDNEGGWHAAASKEQLTQAVHDNLRNLGLDVLDVVNFRCAYNLMGPGEGSIEASLTALAELQHQGLVRHIGISNVTPTQVAEARALVKFVCVQNLYNIAQQHDNALIDELAEDGIAYVPFFPLGGFSPVQSSTLSSLAQQLEVTPKQLALAWLLHRSPNILLIPGTSSVAHLHENLAVGELDLSDDVVAQLNAIAG
- a CDS encoding cystathionine gamma-synthase, with protein sequence MSLPDKSAFATRVIHAGQSPDPTTGALMPPIYANSTYLQDSPGVHKGFDYGRSHNPTRFALERCVADLEGGSQAFAFASGLAAISTVLELLDAGAHIVSGNDLYGGTFRLFDKVRQRSAGHRFSFVDLSDLSAFEASLQDDTRMVWVETPSNPLLSLTDLSAIAGICRARGIICVADNTFASPWIQRPLELGVDVVVHSTTKYLNGHSDVIGGIAIVGDNAELAERLGFLQNSVGAIAGPFDAFLTLRGVKTLALRMERHCSNALDLATWLEQQPQVARVYYPGLASHPQHALARRQMRGFGGMISVDLNTDLAGATRFLETVKIFALAESLGGVESLIEHPAIMTHASIPAATRAQLGIGDGLVRLSVGVEDVEDLRADLAQALAQI
- a CDS encoding OsmC domain/YcaO domain-containing protein, coding for MEIKVNFLDNLRLEAKFDDFTVIADQPIRYKGDGSAPGPFDYFLASSALCAAYFVKLYCETRNIPTDNIRLSQNNIVDPENRYNQIFKIQVELPADISDKDRQGILRSIDRCTVKKVVQAGPEFVIEEVENLDADAQALLMPSSTSQAGTYIAGKDLPLEQTIANMSGILADLGMKIEIASWRNIVPNVWSLHIRDAHSPMCFTNGKGATKEGALASALGEFIERLNCNFFYNDQFWGEDIANAAFVHYPDERWFQPGPDDALPSEILDAYCLKIYNREGELRGSHLFDTNSGNEQRGIVSLPFVRQSDGEVVYFPSNLIENLYLSNGMSAGNTLAEAQVQCLSEIFERAVKREIIEGEFALPDVPAEVLAKYPGILAGIQGLEAQGFPVLVKDASLGGEFPVMCVTLMNPRTGGVFASFGAHPSLEVALERSLTELLQGRSFEGLNDLPQPTFEAQAVTEPNNFVEHFIDSSGVVSWRFFSAQSDYEFVEWDFSGEGEDSNVQEAATLFGILQGMGKEAYMAVYEHLGATACRILVPDYSEIYPVDDLIWDNTNKALFFREDILNLHRLDEAELTALVERLIESELDDYTDITTLIGIEFDDNTAWGQLTILELKLLIFLALQQYEEAKECVEMFLQYNDNTAERGLFYQAMNAVLEMELDDDLELADYEANFRRMFGNERMDAVIGSVDGSVRFYGLTPTSMKLEGLDRHLRLIDSYKKLHSARANITSA
- a CDS encoding TetR/AcrR family transcriptional regulator, translating into MTVEALHQATIQVLIQQGLVRCTTTRVAERAGISVGSVYQYYPNRDALLAAVLEKHLERFAQTVEQTCARHQGMPVVEMAAGLVSAMVAAKLRDQGISKALYAIAGERGGAELVARVNTRVVAVIAAMLATAADAHFDDPHLTAAISFSAIAGPVRTLLEGNASPAFEAGLEQQTTLLLTAYLQTHQHVLSSKE
- a CDS encoding PAS domain-containing methyl-accepting chemotaxis protein, coding for MITYCNDAFVDISGFERADLIGAPQNIVRHPDVPPAVFAHMWNALKQGLPWMGIVKNRSKNGDHYWVNAYVTPIFDGSNVVGFESVRVKPTADEIRRAQALYRRISQGKPAVPRQDAWLPALLSSVPYVATAVAGSVAGLFLSAPLAIAVAVAVAVPVGVLCSRVRQGSTLRLLAGVEPSTSDALIAQMYSDARGPQARLETAFLSQTARLKTCLTRLQDSAEQLSALAGQSDQLATASAKGLDRQRVETEQVSAAVNQMAATTQEVASHVQRTADATQQANTLTGRGREVARDTREAIERLSAVVGETGATVAQLARDSDEIGSVVDVIKGIADQTNLLALNAAIEAARAGDMGRGFAVVADEVRQLAQRTSQSTTQIHALITQLQTSSNNAVTSMQHGQRQAQEGVAWVLEADQALVGISEAVSHITDMTTQIAAATEEQSAVAEEISRNITTIAELADQTSLQAHQSTDLSKELTNTASTQYALVERFNR
- a CDS encoding LysE family translocator — its product is MSITDNLLAFTLAATLLTLTPGLDTALVLRTATVEGKRQALQATLGINAGCLVWGAAVAFGLGALIAVSEVAFNLLKYCGAAYLAWLGLNMLLRPRRSLAPAVADGKPSGNWFIKGMLGNVLNPKVGIFYVSFLPQFIPQGQSLIAWTFGLVSIHVALGLLWSLVLIGATQQLSGVLRREKVIQWMDRTTGVIFVMFAARLAFSRR
- a CDS encoding cysteine hydrolase family protein, with translation MEPLASNATLVLIDMQQGMHQPTLGRRNNPDAEGQMQRLLSAWRQASRPIVHVRHISRTPGSVFWPGQPGCEFQAALQPLPHEHVVEKNVPDAFTHTGLERWLHARAIRQVVIVGVITNNSVEATARSGGNLGFEVIVAADACYTFDQTDLAGRLWPAEDVHALSLSNLAMDYARVVETAEIIARI